Proteins encoded together in one Lathyrus oleraceus cultivar Zhongwan6 chromosome 5, CAAS_Psat_ZW6_1.0, whole genome shotgun sequence window:
- the LOC127078584 gene encoding probable alpha-mannosidase At5g13980, whose amino-acid sequence MDSAVSVLWFLLLFFLLSFFSSESKFIRYNTNSTILPGKLNVHLVPHSHDDVGWLKTVDQYYVGSNNSIQGACVQNVLDSLIPALLADKNRKFIYVEQAFFQRWWREQDELVQKTVKQLVNSGQLEFINGGMCMHDEAATHYIDMIDQTTLGHRFIKDEFGVTPRIGWQIDPFGHSAVQAYLLGAEVGFDSLFFGRIDYQDRAKRKGEKSLEVVWQGSKSFGSSAQIFSGAFPENYEPPTSNFYFEVNDESPIVQDDINLFDYNVPDRVNDFVSAAISQANITRTNHIMWTMGTDFKYQYAQTWFRQLDKFIHYVNQDGRVHALYSTPSIYTDAKHAANEVWPIKTDDFFPYADRVNGYWTGYFTSRPALKGYVRFVSGYYLAARQLEFFKGKSASSPNTDSLADALAIAQHHDAVSGTEKQHVANDYAKRLSIGYTEAEKAVAASLVFLTEAANKTDGRTPQIKFQQCPLLNISYCPASEADFSDGKDLVVVVYNPLGRKREDIIRIPVANENVVVRDSSGKEIQSQLLPIPDAFLGLRNYYAEAYLGVSPSETPKYWLAFSAIVPPLGFSTYYVSKAKQAATISDSHIEHRSGSPSDTFEVGLGNLKLIYSGKEAKLTQYINRKRKVKESLDQTYKFYASYGNDFTDNAQASGAYIFRPNGSSIPINSNKKSPLTVLRGPIVHEVHQKINSWIYQTTRLFKGKEHAEVEFIVGPIPIDNGVGKEIAAEIKTNLASSKTFYTDSNGRDFLERVRDYRKDWNLEVNQPVAGNYYPINLGIYLKDKQSEFSVLVDRSVGGSSIQDGHVELMVHRRLLNDDSRGVAENLNETVCVSNKCAGLTVLGKYYFRIDPVGEGARWRRTFGQEIYSPLLLAFTESEGNWGDSHVTTFSGIDLSYRLPENVAIITLQDLGKGEVLLRLAHLFEIGEDVNLSVKSSVELKKVFGNKQINKVTEASLSANQERTEMEKKRLVWQVKGSSPEPKVSRGGPVDPEKLIVELAPMEIRTFIINFKH is encoded by the exons ATGGATAGTGCTGTATCTGTACTATGGTTTTTACTACTTTTCTTTCTTCTGTCTTTCTTTTCCTCTGAATCCAAATTCATCAGATACAATACTAATTCAACCATTCTTCCTGGGAAGCTCAATGTTCACTTGGTTCCTCACTCTCACGACGATGTTGGATGGTTGAAAACCGTTGATCAGTACTATGTTGGTTCCAACAACTCCATTCAG GGAGCTTGCGTTCAAAATGTGCTTGATTCCCTTATACCGGCTTTGTTGGCAGACAAGAATCGTAAATTCATCTATGTTGAACAG GCATTCTTCCAGCGTTGGTGGAGAGAGCAGGATGAACTTGTTCAGAAAACAGTCAAGCAGCTGGTCAACTCTGGTCAATTGGAGTTCAT AAATGGTGGTATGTGTATGCATGATGAGGCGGCTACGCATTATATTGACATGATTGATCAGACAACCCTTGGACATCGATTCATCAAAGATGAGTTCGGCGTGACTCCGAGAATAGGATGGCAAATCGATCCGTTTGGACATTCTGCGGTGCAGGCCTACTTGTTGGGAGCAGAGGTTGGATTTGATTCTTTATTCTTTGGACGGATCGACTACCAAGATCGAGCCAAGAGAAAAGGCGAAAAAAGTCTTGAGGTTGTGTGGCAGGGCTCTAAGAGCTTTGGTTCGTCTGCACAG ATATTTTCTGGCGCATTCCCGGAGAATTATGAACCTCCTACAAGTAATTTCTACTTTGAAGTAAATGACGAATCTCCAATTGTTCAG GACGATATCAATTTGTTCGATTACAATGTCCCTGATCGAGTAAATGATTTTGTCTCAGCTGCAATATCACAG GCCAATATAACGCGCACAAATCATATAATGTGGACAATGGGGACAGATTTCAAGTACCAATACGCGCAAACCTGGTTCAGGCAACTAGACAAGTTTATTCATTATGTTAATCAG GACGGACGGGTTCACGCGTTATACTCAACCCCGTCAATATATACTGATGCAAAACACGCTGCAAACGAAGTCTGGCCAATCAAGACCGATGACTTCTTTCC GTATGCAGATCGTGTAAATGGTTACTGGACGGGGTATTTTACAAGTAGGCCAGCACTCAAAGGTTATGTTAGATTTGTGAGTGGCTACTACTTG GCAGCAAGGCAGTTGGAGTTTTTCAAAGGGAAGAGTGCCTCGAGTCCTAATACTGACTCTttggctgatgctttggctattGCTCAACACCATGATGCGGTATCTGGTACAGAAAAACAGCATGTGGCTAATGATTATGCCAAACGGCTTTCAATAGGTTACACAGAG GCCGAGAAAGCTGTTGCTGCATCACTTGTTTTCTTGACAGAAGCAGCAAACAAAACCGATGGTAGGACTCCACAAATTAAATTTCAACAG TGTCCACTTCTTAACATAAGTTACTGTCCTGCATCAGAAGCAGACTTCTCCGATGGGAAAGACCTG GTTGTCGTCGTTTACAATCCTCTTGGACGGAAAAGAGAGGATATTATAAGGATTCCT GTTGCcaatgaaaatgttgttgttcgGGATTCGAGTGGGAAAGAAATCCAATCCCAGCTTCTGCCAATACCTGATGCTTTTCTTGGTTTAAGAAACTACTACGCGGAAGCATACCTAGGAGTTTCTCCAAGTGAAACTCCTAAATATTGGCTTGCTTTTTCAGCCATTGTTCCCCCACTTGGTTTTAGCACTTACTACGTGTCAAAAGCTAAACAAGCAG CTACTATTTCAGATAGCCATATAGAACATAGATCAGGGAGTCCGAGCGATACGTTTGAAGTAGGCCTAGGAAACTTGAAACTTATTTACTCAGGGAAGGAAGCGAAACTTACTCAATATATTAACAGAAAAAGGAAG GTCAAAGAATCGCTAGATCAGACGTACAAGTTTTATGCCTCGTATGGAAACGACTTTACAGATAATGCTCAG GCATCTGGAGCATATATTTTTCGTCCCAATGGTTCATCAATTCCCATCAATTCCAACAAGAAG TCTCCTCTCACAGTTTTGAGGGGACCAATCGTGCATGAAGTGCATCAGAAGATCAATTCATGGATATACCAG ACCACAAGACTATTCAAAGGAAAAGAACATGCTGAAGTTGAGTTTATT GTTGGGCCTATACCGATTGACAACGGAGTTGGCAAAGAAATTGCAGCCGAGATTAAAACAAATCTAGCAAGCAGCAAAACCTTCTATACTGATTCTAATGGACGCGATTTCCTTGAACGG GTTCGAGACTATAGAAAAGACTGGAACTTGGAAGTAAATCAACCTGTTGCAGGAAATTATTATCCA ATCAATCTTGGAATTTACCTAAAAGATAAACAAAGCGAGTTTTCTGTATTGGTAGATAGGTCTGTAGGCGGTTCCAGCATCCAAGATGGACATGTGGAGCTAATGGTTCATAG GAGGTTACTTAATGATGATTCCAGAGGTGTTGCAGAGAATCTAAATGAAACAGTTTGCGTCTCTAATAAGTGCGCCGGGTTAACA GTTTTAGGGAAGTACTATTTCAGAATTGATCCTGTTGGAGAGGGTGCTAGATGGCGTCGAACATTTGGTCAAGAAATATACTCACCGTTGCTTTTAGCCTTCACAGAG AGCGAAGGTAACTGGGGAGATTCTCATGTCACAACATTCTCGGGAATAGATTTGTCATACCGCTTACCGGAAAATGTTGCAATAATAACTCTCCAG GATCTTGGTAAGGGAGAAGTTCTTCTTCGCCTGGCGCACTTATTTGAG ATTGGCGAGGACGTGAATCTTTCGGTTAAGTCAAGCGTAGAACTTAAAAAAGTGTTCGGCAATAAACAG ATAAACAAAGTAACCGAGGCGAGCTTATCAGCAAACCAAGAAAGAACAGAAATGGAGAAGAAGAGGTTAGTGTGGCAAGTTAAAGGATCATCTCCGGAACCGAAGGTGTCAAGGGGAGGACCCGTTGATCCAGAAAAGCTAATAGTAGAACTTGCTCCAATGGAAATAAGAACCTTTATTATCAATTTTAAGCACTAA
- the LOC127078586 gene encoding ADP-ribosylation factor GTPase-activating protein AGD1, translating into MNFAKLNDSPMFRQQLQGLEENAESLRSRCWKFFKGCRKYTEGLGEAYDGDIAFATALESFGGGQSDPLFVTLGGPVMTKFAIALREISTHKELLRSQVEHMLNDRLLNILNVEIIDVKEARRRFDKASLVYDQAREKFMSLRKSTKFDVAAVIEEELHNARTIFEEARFNLVGALHNIEAKKRFEFLEAVTGVMDAHLRYFQQGYRQLQELEPFIIEVLAYAQKARESYNEEQISLCERMVEYKKLSYQESRFSLNGPYGSPSGEGAHMHPFSRISNSVVDVVAESAASGKVLVIRQGYLSKRSSNLRGDWKRRFFVLDTRGMLYYYRKSLQANSTNQQSSQRNCASENSAGILSKLLSSQYHGVIPDEKSVARHTVNLLTSTIKIDAEQSDLRFCFRIISPSKMYTLQAENALDQMDWMEKINGVIASLLSVQTLGGKATLADSESAESDSSSNVDSLQSLQDYDLLVSGELAPKNFATNKSSEDVQKNRLSVKVEQPIDILRKVSGNDKCADCGKPEPDWASLNLGILVCIECSGVHRNLGVHKSKVRSLKLDVKVWDSSVLTMFQSLGNLFGNSVWEELLHTTSNPQTDETPYGCSPKAAKNKLCHIKKPEHDDPISIKEKFIHAKYSEKVFVRRMPKSHHLLSVAQQVLECIYANDKKAVYRYIVKSDVDINSASEEALSSLFSNMSSSIDSNTSSTSKVQLMEDIQLGSSVLHLACLTSDAGMIELLLQYGADINAIDSRGRTPLHYCILRGKNAAAKLLITRGANPLTIDKEGNTPLKLAPESGAIGKDILALLS; encoded by the exons ATGAATTTTGCAAAACTCAACGACTCGCCCATGTTTCGTCAACAG CTTCAGGGCTTGGAAGAAAATGCAGAATCGTTACGCTCAAGATGTTGGAAGTTTTTCAAAGGATGTCGAAAGTACAC GGAAGGGCTTGGAGAGGCTTATGATGGAGACATTGCATTTGCAACTGCCCTTGAAAGTTTTGGAGGAGGCCAGAGTGATCCTCTTTTTGTAACTTTGGGAG GACCTGTAATGACCAAATTCGCCATTGCTTTGAGAGAAATCAGTACACACAAGGAACTTCTTCGGTCACAG GTGGAGCATATGCTGAATGACCGGTTACTGAACATCCTAAATGTCGAAATCATTGATGTCAAG GAAGCTCGGAGGCGTTTTGATAAAGCTTCCCTTGTATATGATCAG GCACGTGAGAAGTTTATGTCATTGAGAAAAAGCACCAAGTTTGATGTTGCCGCTGTCATAGAAGAG GAATTGCACAATGCAAGAACAATATTTGAAGAAGCTCGTTTCAATCTG GTTGGTGCTCTTCATAATATTGAGGCCAAGAAGAGATTTGAGTTTTTGGAGGCTGTCACTGGAGTTATGGACGCTCATCTTCGATACTTTCAACAG GGATATCGGCAGTTGCAGGAGCTGGAGCCTTTCATTATTGAG GTTTTGGCTTATGCACAAAAAGCAAGAGAAAGTTACAATGAGGAGCAGATTTCTCTTTGTGAAAGAATGGTAGAATACAAAAAACTAAGTTATCAAGAAAGTAGGTTCTCCTTAAATGGCCCTTATGGTTCTCCGAGTGGAGAAGGTGCGCATATGCATCCTTTTTCTAGGATATCGAACAGTGTTGTAGATGTAGTAGCTGAATCAGCTGCAAGTGGAAAG GTTCTAGTCATTCGACAAGGGTATCTTTCAAAACGTTCCTCCAATTTGAGGGGTGACTGGAAGAGACGGTTTTTTGTTCTTGATACTCGTGGAATGCTTTACTACTATCGTAAATCATTACAAGCAAAT AGTACCAATCAGCAATCTTCGCAGAGGAATTGTGCCAGTGAAAACAGTGCTGGCATTCTGAGTAAGTTGCTTTCTTCACAGTACCATGGAGTTATTCCTGATGAAAAATCGGTTGCACGCCACACAGTGAACCTGCTGACATCAACAATCAAGATCGATGCTGAGCAATCAGATTTAAGATTCTGCTTCAGGATTATTTCACCCTCAAAAATGTATACTTTGCAG GCAGAAAATGCCCTTGACCAGATGGATTGGATGGAAAAGATAAATGGTGTCATTGCCTCCTTGTTGTCTGTACAGACACTAGGTGGAAAG GCTACCTTAGCTGACTCAGAAAGCGCTGAAAGTGATTCTTCCAGTAACGTTGACTCATTACAAAGTTTACAAGATTACGATCTATTAGTGAGTGGGGAATTGGCACCCAAGAACTTCGCCACTAATAAATCATCTGAAGACGTACAGAAGAATAGACTGAGTGTAAAAGTTGAACAGCCCATTGATATTCTAAGAAAGGTTAGCGGTAATGACAAATGTGCTGATTGCGGTAAACCTGAACCAGACTGGGCATCCTTAAACCTTGGCATCCTTGTATGCATTGAATGTTCGGGTGTTCACCGTAATCTTGGTGTACATAAATCAAAA GTAAGATCACTGAAACTTGATGTCAAAGTGTGGGATTCATCCGTCTTAACTATGTTTCAGTCACTGGGAAATCTCTTTGGGAACTCGGTTTGGGAGGAGCTTTTGCACACAACAAGTAATCCACAAACTGATGAAACTCCATATGGGTG TTCACCCAAAGCTGCTAAAAACAAGTTATGTCATATAAAAAAACCAGAACATGATGATCCTATTTCAATTAAGGAGAAATTCATTCATGCAAAG TATTCTGAGAAAGTCTTTGTTCGACGGATGCCAAAAAGCCACCATCTTCTTTCAGTGGCGCAACAAGTTTTGGAATGCATCTATGCCAACGACAAGAAAGCTGTGTACCGGTATATTGTCAAGTCAGACGTGGACATCAATTCTGCTAGTGAAGAAGCATTATCCA GCCTTTTTTCCAACATGTCTTCATCAATTGATTCGAACACGTCTTCTACAAGTAAAGTTCAGCTAATGGAGGACATACAATTGGGTTCTAGCGTGCTTCACTTGGCCTGTCTAACAAGCGATGCTGGAATGATAGAGCTGCTACTACAGTATGGAGCCGATATAAATGCTATCGATTCAAGAGGTAGGACACCGCTGCATTACTGCATTTTGCGAGGGAAGAACGCAGCTGCAAAATTGCTTATTACAAG GGGTGCCAATCCACTTACTATAGATAAAGAAGGCAACACTCCTCTTAAGCTTGCACCAGAATCCGGCGCTATTGGAAAAGACATTCTTGCACTCTTAAGTTAA